One Megalopta genalis isolate 19385.01 chromosome 5, iyMegGena1_principal, whole genome shotgun sequence DNA window includes the following coding sequences:
- the LOC117223944 gene encoding DNA-directed RNA polymerase I subunit RPA49 isoform X1 encodes MCEEFSDKIKIKADIEEVIVNPDKVQPIIVNFQNGELKDEEAKKMECGLFYDSKKNKRTLALSNGQIVYRGYKPDTSQDLMRTMLVLHNKKTGKVRMVHVERWQVTPVLEKPVTENGSATTNEKVAMLNKQFGSKKMKRKTEQFEKLKVNVDFVKEQLEQTVIDVEIDRTDLSVQLANNEYITNTTLPKCNREAKTVKDVYDIYDIIPQEKLETLYDKAIETLNDDSSLVGGSKFFHRTIKFLHTDPDKTKKTALLLYIQAVASWLNMPMKDGKKRGIEVCEASQEVNSHILDTYSVQSTTGRLRPASIKDKGVIHCMILALIICNFILDIELLATTFSHKIGMKKLLDLARIIGATSTKEDKKIITLKVPLPPPAAVLKRSKRK; translated from the exons ATGTGTGAAGAATTTTCAGACAAGATAAAGATCAAAGCGGATATTGAAGAAGTAATTGTAAATCCGGACAAGGTTCAACCCATTATTG TTAATTTTCAAAATGGAGAACTCAAAGATGAAGAGGCTAAGAAAATGGAGTGCGGTCTATTCTACGACTCCAAGAAAAATAAAAGGACCTTGGCTCTTTCAAATGGACAGATTGTTTACAGAGGTTATAAGCCCGACACGAGTCAAGATTTAATGCGCACCATGCTTGTTCTTCATAACAAAAAGACAGGCAAAGTTCGAATGGTCCATGTTGAACGATGGCAGGTGACTCCAGTATTGGAAAAACCAGTGACGGAAAATGGTTCAGCAACAACGAATGAAAAGGTTGCTATGTTgaataaacaatttggttcgAAAAAGATGAAGCGAAAAACAGAACAATTTGAGAAACTGAAAGTAAATGTTGACTTTGTTAAAGAGCAATTAGAGCAGACAGTGATCG ATGTTGAGATTGACAGAACTGATTTGTCAGTGCAACTAGCAAACAACGAGTACATAACAAATACTACTTTGCCAAAATGTAATAGGGAAGCAAAAACTGTAAAAGAtgtttatgatatatatgatatcatACCACAGGAGAAGTTAGAAACTCTTTATGATAAAGCTATAGAAACTCTAAATGATGATTCTAGTTTAGTAGG GGGATCAAAATTCTTCCATAGGACAATAAAGTTCTTGCACACAGACCCAGACAAGACCAAAAAGACAGCTTTACTGCTTTATATACAAGCAGTTGCATCATGGTTAAATATGCCCATGAAAGATGGTAAAAAACGAGGTATTGAAGTTTGTGAAGCTTCGCAAGAGGTGAATTCGCATATACTAGACACATATAGTGTACAAAGCACAACTGGAAG ATTAAGACCAGCCAGTATTAAAGATAAAGGAGTGATACACTGTATGATTTTAGCTTTAataatttgcaattttatattagATATAGAATTGCTTGCAACAACATTTAGTCATAAAATTGGTATGAAAAAATTATTAGATCTTGCCAGAATTATTGGTGCTACGTCAACAAAGGAAGACAAGAAGATTATTACTTTAAAAGTTCCATTGCCACCACCGGCAGCTGTTCTAAAAAGAAGCAAAAGGAAATAA
- the LOC117223944 gene encoding DNA-directed RNA polymerase I subunit RPA49 isoform X2, whose amino-acid sequence MECGLFYDSKKNKRTLALSNGQIVYRGYKPDTSQDLMRTMLVLHNKKTGKVRMVHVERWQVTPVLEKPVTENGSATTNEKVAMLNKQFGSKKMKRKTEQFEKLKVNVDFVKEQLEQTVIDVEIDRTDLSVQLANNEYITNTTLPKCNREAKTVKDVYDIYDIIPQEKLETLYDKAIETLNDDSSLVGGSKFFHRTIKFLHTDPDKTKKTALLLYIQAVASWLNMPMKDGKKRGIEVCEASQEVNSHILDTYSVQSTTGRLRPASIKDKGVIHCMILALIICNFILDIELLATTFSHKIGMKKLLDLARIIGATSTKEDKKIITLKVPLPPPAAVLKRSKRK is encoded by the exons ATGGAGTGCGGTCTATTCTACGACTCCAAGAAAAATAAAAGGACCTTGGCTCTTTCAAATGGACAGATTGTTTACAGAGGTTATAAGCCCGACACGAGTCAAGATTTAATGCGCACCATGCTTGTTCTTCATAACAAAAAGACAGGCAAAGTTCGAATGGTCCATGTTGAACGATGGCAGGTGACTCCAGTATTGGAAAAACCAGTGACGGAAAATGGTTCAGCAACAACGAATGAAAAGGTTGCTATGTTgaataaacaatttggttcgAAAAAGATGAAGCGAAAAACAGAACAATTTGAGAAACTGAAAGTAAATGTTGACTTTGTTAAAGAGCAATTAGAGCAGACAGTGATCG ATGTTGAGATTGACAGAACTGATTTGTCAGTGCAACTAGCAAACAACGAGTACATAACAAATACTACTTTGCCAAAATGTAATAGGGAAGCAAAAACTGTAAAAGAtgtttatgatatatatgatatcatACCACAGGAGAAGTTAGAAACTCTTTATGATAAAGCTATAGAAACTCTAAATGATGATTCTAGTTTAGTAGG GGGATCAAAATTCTTCCATAGGACAATAAAGTTCTTGCACACAGACCCAGACAAGACCAAAAAGACAGCTTTACTGCTTTATATACAAGCAGTTGCATCATGGTTAAATATGCCCATGAAAGATGGTAAAAAACGAGGTATTGAAGTTTGTGAAGCTTCGCAAGAGGTGAATTCGCATATACTAGACACATATAGTGTACAAAGCACAACTGGAAG ATTAAGACCAGCCAGTATTAAAGATAAAGGAGTGATACACTGTATGATTTTAGCTTTAataatttgcaattttatattagATATAGAATTGCTTGCAACAACATTTAGTCATAAAATTGGTATGAAAAAATTATTAGATCTTGCCAGAATTATTGGTGCTACGTCAACAAAGGAAGACAAGAAGATTATTACTTTAAAAGTTCCATTGCCACCACCGGCAGCTGTTCTAAAAAGAAGCAAAAGGAAATAA